A single window of Anaerocolumna chitinilytica DNA harbors:
- a CDS encoding LysR family transcriptional regulator yields MTLQQLKYVVTVADKGTISEAAKELFISQPSLTNAIKELENEMQITIFNRTNKGIIVSNAGDEFLAYARQVLEQANLLEERYLNVKKQSARFSVSAQHYSFAVNAFVDVIREFGGSQYDFTLRETQTNEIIEDVSRLKSEIGILYTSVKNEEVIQKLIRQNSLEFEELFVAKPHVFISSKHPLAKREQITLKELDEYPYLSFEQGDYNSFYFSEEILSTIDRNKNIKVRDRATLFNLAVGLNGYTVSTGVISKELNGENIIARPLMVDEYMRVGTIKQRNMPLSRYGKAYIEALKKHVSEYTVK; encoded by the coding sequence ATGACATTGCAGCAATTAAAATATGTGGTGACCGTAGCAGATAAGGGAACGATAAGTGAGGCTGCAAAAGAACTGTTTATTTCTCAGCCAAGCCTTACAAATGCTATCAAAGAACTGGAAAATGAAATGCAGATTACCATATTTAACAGAACAAATAAAGGTATTATCGTATCCAATGCGGGAGATGAATTCCTTGCTTATGCCAGACAAGTTCTTGAACAGGCCAATCTCTTAGAGGAAAGATATCTGAATGTGAAGAAACAAAGCGCGAGGTTTTCCGTTTCGGCGCAGCACTACTCCTTTGCCGTAAATGCATTTGTCGATGTGATTCGCGAATTTGGAGGCAGTCAATATGATTTTACCCTCAGAGAAACACAAACGAATGAGATTATTGAAGATGTAAGCAGGTTAAAGAGTGAGATAGGAATTCTATATACCTCAGTAAAAAATGAAGAAGTAATTCAAAAACTCATAAGGCAGAACAGTCTGGAATTTGAGGAGCTCTTTGTTGCAAAGCCCCATGTGTTTATTAGTTCAAAACATCCTCTTGCTAAGCGAGAGCAGATTACTTTAAAAGAACTGGATGAGTACCCTTACCTTTCTTTTGAACAGGGAGATTATAATTCTTTTTATTTCTCGGAAGAGATTCTTAGTACCATTGACCGGAACAAAAATATAAAAGTAAGGGACAGGGCAACCCTTTTTAATCTTGCGGTAGGATTAAACGGATATACTGTCAGTACCGGAGTAATCAGCAAAGAACTCAATGGTGAGAATATCATTGCAAGACCTCTTATGGTAGACGAATATATGCGGGTAGGGACTATAAAGCAAAGAAATATGCCTCTTAGCCGCTATGGAAAAGCATACATTGAGGCTTTGAAAAAGCATGTGTCAGAATATACGGTTAAGTAA
- a CDS encoding 5-methyltetrahydropteroyltriglutamate--homocysteine S-methyltransferase — MSKNAPFKFDIVGSFLRPVYLKQAREEYANGKIAAEELKRVEDRAITELIVKQKAVGLPVITDGEFRRSSWHLDFMWAFNGVGHEKTKDGIPFHDEAALIDDTFLTGKVSVDSHPFVEHFKFVKQFEDNNTVARQTIPAPAQFLFQMIIPGNAEKSKAIYQNESDLILDIAEGYKKVIKDLYDAGCRNIQFDDCTWGVCVDHNACFILGTDEEGLQEIIDKLIHINNLAIEGKPEDLVINSHICRGNFHSTWACEGSYDRVAKDLFAKENVNAFYLEFDDERSGDFEPLQYVSADKQVVLGLVTTKSPQLEKKEEIIKRIHEAEKYIPLERLCLSPQCGFASTEEGNKLTEEEQWAKLKLIHEIVSEVF; from the coding sequence ATGAGTAAAAATGCACCGTTTAAATTTGATATAGTAGGAAGTTTTTTAAGACCTGTTTATCTAAAACAGGCAAGAGAAGAGTATGCAAATGGAAAGATTGCAGCCGAAGAGCTAAAGAGAGTGGAAGATAGAGCTATAACAGAATTAATTGTAAAACAGAAAGCAGTTGGATTGCCTGTTATAACAGATGGAGAGTTCAGAAGAAGTTCCTGGCACTTAGACTTTATGTGGGCTTTTAACGGGGTTGGGCATGAAAAAACAAAAGACGGTATTCCTTTCCATGATGAAGCTGCTTTGATTGATGATACCTTTCTTACCGGTAAAGTGTCTGTTGACAGTCACCCCTTTGTGGAACACTTTAAATTTGTGAAACAATTTGAAGATAATAATACGGTGGCCAGGCAGACAATCCCTGCTCCGGCACAGTTTTTATTTCAAATGATTATCCCCGGAAACGCAGAGAAGTCAAAAGCCATATATCAAAACGAATCGGATTTAATACTAGATATAGCTGAAGGGTATAAAAAAGTAATAAAGGATTTGTATGATGCCGGCTGCAGGAACATTCAGTTTGATGACTGCACCTGGGGTGTTTGTGTTGATCACAATGCTTGTTTTATATTAGGAACAGATGAAGAGGGACTGCAGGAGATTATTGACAAGTTGATTCATATCAATAATCTTGCTATTGAAGGAAAACCGGAAGATCTTGTAATAAACAGTCATATCTGCCGTGGGAATTTTCATTCTACCTGGGCTTGTGAGGGCAGCTATGACCGAGTTGCAAAGGATCTATTTGCAAAGGAGAATGTAAACGCGTTTTATCTGGAATTTGATGATGAACGGTCCGGGGATTTTGAACCTCTTCAATATGTAAGTGCTGATAAGCAGGTGGTATTAGGGCTTGTCACGACAAAATCACCTCAATTAGAGAAAAAAGAGGAGATTATCAAACGTATCCATGAAGCAGAAAAATACATCCCGCTGGAGAGGCTTTGCTTAAGTCCACAATGTGGCTTTGCTTCCACAGAAGAAGGAAATAAACTTACGGAAGAAGAGCAATGGGCTAAATTGAAGCTGATTCACGAGATAGTCAGTGAAGTATTCTAA
- a CDS encoding SRPBCC family protein: MGEKHAIKISATVNAPVEEVWKCWTEPEHIKKWNNASEDWHTTAAVNDLRVGGTFLSRMEAKDGSFGFDFSGVYDEVKLYEIIAYKLGDERKVRITFTRDGECTEIVEVFDAESTNSIEMQQAGWQSILDNFKHYTETTV, from the coding sequence ATGGGTGAGAAGCATGCTATTAAAATCAGTGCAACAGTGAATGCGCCTGTAGAAGAAGTGTGGAAGTGCTGGACAGAACCGGAACATATTAAGAAATGGAACAATGCCTCAGAGGATTGGCATACTACAGCAGCAGTTAATGATTTAAGGGTTGGTGGTACGTTCCTCTCCAGGATGGAAGCAAAAGACGGAAGCTTTGGGTTTGACTTTTCAGGTGTCTATGATGAAGTGAAATTATATGAAATTATCGCATATAAGTTAGGAGATGAGAGAAAGGTCAGGATTACTTTTACCCGTGATGGAGAGTGCACAGAGATAGTCGAAGTATTTGATGCAGAGAGCACCAATTCTATCGAAATGCAGCAGGCAGGGTGGCAGTCCATACTGGATAATTTTAAACATTATACGGAAACAACCGTTTAA
- a CDS encoding nitroreductase family protein, which produces MRQIESRRSVRKYQDKKVEKEKILQMLESARLAPSGSNTQPWNFIIVESEGTKEKLTRADHNQRWMLSAPLFLVCIADIRSRIEHGGEISLDEYSPDPELKQIIRDTAIAIEHILLEAENLGLSTCWTAWFQQEDVRPVLNIPKDKYVCGIITVGYGDEVPERRPRKCIEEIIRYEQW; this is translated from the coding sequence ATGAGACAAATTGAGAGCAGAAGAAGTGTGCGCAAATACCAGGATAAAAAAGTGGAGAAGGAGAAAATTCTACAGATGTTGGAAAGTGCCAGATTAGCTCCATCAGGCAGCAATACCCAGCCCTGGAACTTTATTATAGTTGAATCGGAAGGGACAAAAGAAAAATTAACGAGAGCTGACCATAATCAAAGGTGGATGTTATCAGCCCCTCTATTCTTAGTATGTATAGCTGATATTCGCAGCCGAATTGAGCATGGCGGCGAAATCAGTTTGGATGAGTATAGTCCTGATCCGGAGCTTAAGCAAATAATAAGAGATACCGCAATTGCCATTGAACATATTTTACTGGAAGCAGAGAATTTAGGACTATCAACTTGTTGGACGGCTTGGTTTCAACAAGAAGATGTCAGACCTGTCTTAAACATTCCAAAGGATAAGTATGTATGCGGAATCATAACTGTAGGTTACGGCGATGAAGTGCCAGAGAGACGCCCAAGAAAATGTATTGAAGAAATTATCCGATACGAGCAATGGTAA
- a CDS encoding LacI family DNA-binding transcriptional regulator, with the protein MKRAKIQDIADLLNISRVTVWKVFNNKDGVSEDMKRKVLECAAELNYQPSKLQEVELAIPLKKQTLVSVVVSRPETSAFWVKIIHQLAEEFSNSGIGLMYTYLPAQIPEGYVLPQSLTDGSIQGIIIMNVYDEEMLQLLNGLSIPKVFLDIVTDMSVESLNGDLLLLEGRDSIKEIVTTLIKRGRKHIGFIGDIQYAKTNMERYEGYVSAMYQFGMPIEPNICYTGNMTVKTYVEIIEEFMNNIKQLPDAFVCVNDHAANMLVQYLESHGHQVPGDVAVSGYDDNNEFNYTKNLTTVQVNNSQIGKRLAKQLLYRIDNPEDPFEVTYIRTRVVYRNSTEI; encoded by the coding sequence ATGAAACGAGCAAAAATACAGGATATTGCTGACTTACTGAATATTTCCAGGGTAACTGTTTGGAAAGTGTTTAACAACAAAGATGGCGTCTCAGAGGATATGAAACGCAAAGTATTAGAATGTGCGGCGGAGTTAAACTACCAGCCTTCCAAGCTCCAGGAAGTTGAATTGGCTATTCCGTTAAAAAAACAGACTCTGGTATCTGTTGTAGTGTCAAGGCCGGAAACCTCTGCATTTTGGGTGAAGATTATACACCAATTGGCAGAAGAGTTCTCAAACAGCGGAATCGGATTAATGTACACCTACCTTCCTGCACAAATACCGGAGGGTTATGTGCTGCCTCAATCTTTAACAGATGGAAGCATTCAGGGGATTATCATAATGAATGTATATGATGAAGAGATGCTTCAGCTATTAAACGGATTGTCAATACCAAAAGTATTTCTGGATATTGTTACGGATATGTCAGTGGAATCGTTGAATGGGGATTTATTACTGCTGGAAGGCCGTGATAGCATTAAAGAAATCGTTACTACTTTAATAAAGCGGGGACGTAAGCATATAGGCTTTATTGGAGATATACAATATGCAAAAACAAATATGGAAAGATACGAAGGATATGTATCAGCCATGTATCAATTTGGCATGCCCATTGAACCGAATATATGTTATACCGGAAATATGACCGTAAAAACATATGTAGAGATAATAGAAGAATTTATGAATAACATAAAACAGCTGCCAGATGCATTTGTATGTGTGAACGATCATGCAGCAAATATGCTAGTGCAGTATCTTGAAAGTCATGGACATCAAGTCCCCGGGGATGTGGCGGTATCCGGTTATGATGATAACAATGAATTTAATTATACAAAGAATTTAACTACCGTTCAGGTTAATAATTCTCAGATCGGTAAACGACTGGCAAAGCAGCTGTTATATCGAATTGACAATCCGGAGGATCCTTTTGAGGTAACTTATATTCGCACAAGAGTTGTCTACAGAAATTCAACGGAAATCTAG
- a CDS encoding nitroreductase family protein: MLYDLLKSRRSIRMFQKKEVEKEKIDLILKSALLSPSSRSIRPWQFIAVTEPELLLQLSQCRTPGPKYLAAAPLAIVVIADKTASDVWIEDASIASAFIQLTVEDLGLGSCWIQVRERFHTEEEKAEEYIRKVLEIPEEFSVESIIAIGYPGEEKKPYDDSQLLYQKLHFNKF, translated from the coding sequence ATGCTGTACGATTTGTTAAAATCCAGAAGAAGTATCCGAATGTTTCAAAAAAAAGAAGTAGAGAAGGAGAAAATTGACCTTATTCTTAAGAGTGCCTTACTCTCTCCCTCCTCCCGTTCTATAAGACCCTGGCAGTTCATCGCTGTCACTGAACCAGAACTGCTCTTACAACTCTCACAATGCAGAACACCGGGACCAAAATATTTAGCAGCGGCTCCCCTCGCTATTGTTGTAATCGCGGATAAAACAGCAAGTGATGTATGGATTGAGGATGCTTCTATCGCCTCTGCTTTTATCCAGCTGACCGTAGAAGATTTAGGCTTAGGTTCTTGTTGGATTCAGGTAAGGGAACGTTTTCATACGGAAGAGGAAAAAGCAGAGGAATATATTAGAAAGGTCCTTGAGATTCCAGAAGAATTTAGTGTTGAATCCATTATAGCTATCGGTTATCCAGGAGAAGAAAAAAAGCCTTATGATGATAGCCAGCTGCTATATCAAAAGCTTCATTTCAATAAATTTTAG